Below is a window of Pocillopora verrucosa isolate sample1 chromosome 6, ASM3666991v2, whole genome shotgun sequence DNA.
TTAGAACCGAACTTAGTTTGTCTAATTTGGCCCGCCAATTGTCGTCGTCGACATTGACGAGGCCGTTTGAGAAATAAACACCAAGCACTCTCATTTTAGTGACCCATTTGAGGCCATAGGGAGATTCAATTCTAGTTCGCCATTTTCCTAACCACATTGCTTCAGATTTGGACGTGTTCAGTTTAGCGCCAGATCCCTGTTCAAATTTTGATACGACTCGGAGAAGTGAAGAAAGAGATCTTTCGGATTTTAAGATGCAAGTAGCATCGTCAGCGTACTGGGATATTTTATATTGAAGGCCCCCTGCTCCGGGGAGCAGGAAACCTTCAATATCTTTACAATTACGGATTTGCGTTGATAATACTTCTGAAACTAGCACATAAAGGAGAGGAGATAATGGGCATCCTTGTCTCACCCCTCTTCTTAAGTGGACAGGGGGGGACAGGGAGCCATTAACAATGATTCTAGAGAAGGCTTTAGAATAAAATAGTTCGACCCACCCACAAAAGGAGGGGCCGAAACCAAATTTACGCAATACTCTCATCATGAATTCGTGGTCAACTcggtcaaaagctttttcttgatctaaggaaatgagaatacccGGTTCATTAGTTTTGTCAATCATGTCGAGGGCATCACGAAGTAAGGCCAAATTTGAGAAGATAGTGCGGCCGACCACGCCGCACGTTTGGTCTGAATGCACGATGGAGTTCATGACCTTTTTCAATCGTTCAGTGATGATTTTAGATGCTAACTTGTAGTCAGTGTTTAACAAGGAAATTGGGCGCCAATTTTTTGCGAGGCGTCGATCATCTTTTTTGTGGATGAGTCGTAGGAGGCCCTCGTACTGGCTATCCGCGAGGGAGCCAGCAAGAAAGGCCTCGTTCAAAACAGAAAGGAGAGATTCGCTCAAATCGTTCCAAAAACACGAGTAAAATTCTGTTGGGAGACCATCAGAACCGGGTGACTTGCCGGTCTGAAGGCCTTCCAATGCAGTAAGTAATTCTTTATTAGAAAAAGGGCCTTCACATAGATTGCGCTCATAATCAGTCAGTGAAAATTCGAGGCCgtcaattatttcagtttgaattcgCATATCAAGAGGATCTTGGGTGAATAAATTCTTGTAAAAATtggttaaaattctttcaagatcaTTTTGAGAATTTCTGAGAACACCGTTCTCgtcaaaaaaagattcaaaactaTTCATGTCAGCTCGTTTTTTCTCCAGACGGAAGAAATAGCGTGTTGGCTTCTCACCTTCTTCGAACCATTGTGCTCGGGAGCGGACTTTAGCTCCTTCGGCTTCTTTCGAGATCAGAGAGGACAATTGGCTTTCCAAATCGCTAATTACACCTGGGTTATTTAAGCGATTAGAATGTAAAGCGTTTTTAGCATGGGTTAGTTGCTTAGTAATTAGGATTCTTTTGGCATTTGCTGTTCTCTGTTTACGGATACAGTATGAAATACTTGTTTTGCGGATTTCAATCTTTAGAGCATCCCACCATTCGCGAAGGGAGGCGAATTCGGGGATTTTAAGCTTAAAGTTGTTAATCGATTTTGacataatgtttttaaattctacATCTGAGAGTAAAGAGCTGTTGAACTTCCAAATTCCAGGACCGTGATTAGAAGGGTTAGTCGTTAGTTCAATTTTTACAAAGTCATGATCGGATAGGTCGTATACGCATGGAAGAATATTACATTTCGTTACTAGGGTTAAGCCTTTAGCGACGAGAAAGCGGTCAATTCTAGATGCCTGGGTATGGTCTTTATTAGACCAGGTGAAAGTTACTTTGCGCGGGTTGTTTTTGCGCCAAATGTCTGTAAGTGAGAAGTCAGCACAAAGGGATCGGAGAAGTTTTTGATCAGACAATAGGATGGCGGAACAATTTAATTTATCTAGGACATTGTCCACACAATTAAAGTCTCCCCCGATCACTAGGTCCCCTTGGGGGAGAAAGTAATTGTGcagacaagagaaaaaacttttacgatCCGAAATAGTATTGGGAGAGTAAATGTTCACTAAATTTAGTTTAGAATTATAGTAGTCAATGAGTAAGCTCAATATTCTTCCTTCGGAATCGGTCAAAAAACGGATAATTTTGCCTGGAAAGTTTAGAGAAAAGAGGATGGCAACACCGGCAGACCTGCCAGTCCCGAAGGACCACAGACATTTGCCGCGCCAGAGTATTTCGAATTCCTCCGCTTGTTTTTTGCATGAGACATGTGTTTCTTGTAAAAGGATTATGtcacagtttgaataatttaattcttgaataatttttcgACTTTTACTGGAGGACCCGAGTCCTCGCACATttagagaaattattttaagcttactcattgaatataaataaaaaattaatatctgtACCGCCTTCTCCTAGGTTTAACTCTCTCCCATCCATCATCATCAGTTTCGGAGCCAGAGTAGTCACGGCGGGAAGATCTATCGCGGCCATCGTGGCCGCGATAATAATCTCGATCgcttctatctctctctcttctgCCGTCTCTCCGGTCATCTCTTCGTTCTTCTCGATCGTCCCTCCCTCGCTCGTCTCTTCGTTCTCTTGGTCGTTCTCTTCTACCTTCGTCGCGTTGTTGTTCTCGttgtttctcttgatcttgttgtttctgttgttcttgctgTTCCTGCTTTTCTAgtaatttctgttgttcttcttgttgtcgCTGTTGTTCTctctgttgttgtagttttttctgcctttcttctctttccttggCGCGCTGGGCTCGctcttgttccttttccttttcagttttaggTGGCGTTGGCTCACTATCGACGTTCGCGCTGAAGAGCAGGAAGGGGCATTGAGGCATGGAATGGTTGTCTGCTAAACAAACGGAACATCTTGGCGAGTCTTTACATTCTTGAGCTCGATGCCCAGGGCattcacaattaaaacaacGGACTGCGGAGCAGTCTTTGGCCATGTGGTCAGTAGCTCCACAATTCCGGCAAGCTTTTGGCTGATTTGGGTACCATATTTTGATAGGTTCACCAGCTATGTTGATGTTGGCAGGGATAGTTCGATGTAGCGCCATTCGAGCCGTTCTTACTCCATTCTCGAtatgttgtgcaattttgtcgcGCCGAAATGAAAGGACACGACCGTAGTGGCTGAGTCGGCCAATCACGGCAGTGTCGGGTAGTTCAGCGGGGGCTTCATGGATCTTGACGAGGACCAAACGATTTTCGCAGTCGCCCAGGAACACTTTGAGACCGGCAATCACGACGAAAGGTGTTTCAAGAGCGGCTTCTTTAGCTGCACGGCTCTTAAAAGTCACGATCCAAGATCTATTGGACGCCTTTCTCTGGATTCCGGTGATAGCGTCAATATCGATTTCTGCCGCGTC
It encodes the following:
- the LOC131792638 gene encoding uncharacterized protein; amino-acid sequence: MALHRTIPANINIAGEPIKIWYPNQPKACRNCGATDHMAKDCSAVRCFNCECPGHRAQECKDSPRCSVCLADNHSMPQCPFLLFSANVDSEPTPPKTEKEKEQERAQRAKEREERQKKLQQQREQQRQQEEQQKLLEKQEQQEQQKQQDQEKQREQQRDEGRRERPRERRDERGRDDREERRDDRRDGRRERDRSDRDYYRGHDGRDRSSRRDYSGSETDDDGWERVKPRRRRYRY